A genomic stretch from Apteryx mantelli isolate bAptMan1 chromosome 28, bAptMan1.hap1, whole genome shotgun sequence includes:
- the COPZ2 gene encoding coatomer subunit zeta-2 yields the protein MEPAGPSVPEPSLYTVKALFILDSDGQRLLAKYYDGTFPSPREQAAFERKVFSKTRGVGGDVACLQGLTVVRASSADLLFYVVGSCQENELLLAAVLGCLVEALGRVLRKEVEKRWLLENMDGAFLVVDEIVDRGVILESDPQQVVQRLSLRAAPEPAAYGFVLLDYLAGSSAPREAAGAAGCRE from the exons ATGGAGCCCGCGGGGCCATCG GTGCCGGAGCCGTCTCTCTACACCGTCAAGGCCCTTTTCATCCTGGACAGCGATGGGCAGCGGCTGCTCGCCAAG TACTACGACGGCACCTTCCCCTCGCCGAGGGAGCAGGCGGCCTTCGAGAGGAAGGTCTTCAGCAAAACCCGCGGCGTGGGCG GCGACGTCGCCTGCCTGCAGGGCCTCACCGTCGTCCGCGCGAGCAGCGCCGACCTCCTCTTCTACGTGGTGGGGAGCTGCCAGGAGAACGAG ctgctgctggcggcGGTTCTCGGCTGCCTCGTGGAGGCCCTCGGCCGCGTGCTGCG CAAGGAGGTGGAGAAGCGCTGGCTGCTGGAGAACATGGACGGGGCGTTCCTGGTGGTGGACGAGATCGTGGACAGGGG GGTGATCCTGGAGAGCGACCCGCAGCAAGTGGTGCAGCGCCTGAGCCTCCGG GCGGCCCCGGAGCCGGCGGCCTACGGCTTCGTCCTCCTGGATTACCTGGCCGGCAGCTCGGCGCCCAgggaggcggcgggagctgcCGGCTGCCGCGAGTAG